From Polaribacter butkevichii, a single genomic window includes:
- a CDS encoding HEPN domain-containing protein, with protein sequence MQSFRTEIENPIVERDIIELADKIAAFNNLQIDEEKFRSLRLARGVYGQRQEGVQMIRIKLPYGKVMSNQLRRISDVSDEYSRGRLHITTRQDIQIHYVDLQRTPELWAELEKDDVTLREACGNVVRNVTASETAGIDVDEPFDVSPYADALYKFFLRNPICQEMGRKFKVSFSSTDEDTGLSYLHDLGFIAKIENGVRGFKVMVAGGLGSQPRHAEELYSFLPADKIIPVMEGVLRVFDRYGERKSRAKARMKFLLKDIGLDAFKNLIEEEQKAIEFKTVAIDADAYVASTPVSVKAPEVVIKDQEAFDLWKSTNIIPQKQAGYVAIGIKVLLGDFYTDKARLLADLVDRYAAREIRLTLRQNIVIPFVKEDLVPFFYQELEKLGFVEAGYNKAVDITACPGTDTCNLGIASSTGIAEELEKVIAAEYPQYLKREDLVIKISGCMNACGQHNMANIGFQGMTVRTPDKLVAPALQVLLGGGNLGNGNALFADKVVKVPSKRGPEALRRIFNDFEANANGKSFVEYYKVTGERYFYDLLNDLQDVTNLTQEDFIDWGEEEKYVKEIGIGECAGVVIDLIATLFFESDEKIENAKEAFENKVYSGAIYYAYQSIVNSAKASLLAADKKTNTHAGIVSQFDEEFVSTEKIDLGSTFAELIYQINKFAPTAEFAEKYINDANTFLQKVRAFRNAETAIA encoded by the coding sequence ATGCAAAGTTTTAGAACAGAAATAGAAAATCCAATTGTGGAAAGAGATATTATTGAGTTAGCAGATAAAATTGCTGCATTCAATAATCTACAAATAGATGAAGAAAAATTTAGAAGTTTACGTTTAGCTAGAGGAGTTTACGGTCAGCGTCAAGAAGGCGTTCAAATGATTCGTATTAAATTGCCTTATGGTAAAGTAATGAGCAATCAATTACGTAGAATTTCTGATGTTTCTGATGAATATTCTAGAGGTAGATTGCATATTACTACACGTCAAGATATTCAAATTCACTATGTAGATTTACAAAGAACTCCAGAATTGTGGGCAGAATTAGAAAAAGATGATGTTACTTTACGTGAGGCTTGTGGTAATGTTGTAAGAAACGTAACCGCGTCAGAAACTGCAGGTATAGATGTAGATGAACCTTTTGATGTTTCTCCGTATGCAGATGCTTTGTATAAATTCTTTTTACGTAACCCTATTTGTCAAGAAATGGGACGTAAATTTAAAGTGTCTTTTTCTTCTACGGATGAAGATACTGGTTTATCATATTTACACGATTTAGGTTTTATTGCTAAAATAGAAAACGGAGTAAGAGGTTTTAAAGTGATGGTTGCAGGAGGATTAGGTTCTCAACCAAGACATGCAGAAGAATTATATAGTTTTTTACCGGCAGATAAAATCATTCCGGTAATGGAAGGAGTTTTAAGAGTTTTTGATCGTTATGGCGAGCGTAAAAGTAGAGCCAAAGCAAGAATGAAATTCTTACTAAAAGATATTGGTTTAGATGCTTTTAAAAACTTAATTGAAGAAGAACAAAAAGCAATTGAGTTTAAAACGGTTGCTATAGATGCTGATGCTTATGTTGCATCAACACCTGTTTCTGTAAAAGCACCAGAAGTAGTAATTAAAGATCAAGAAGCTTTTGATTTATGGAAATCAACAAACATTATTCCGCAAAAACAAGCAGGATATGTGGCAATCGGAATTAAAGTTTTATTAGGAGATTTTTATACAGACAAAGCACGATTGTTAGCAGATTTAGTAGATAGATATGCTGCTAGAGAAATTCGTTTAACATTGCGTCAGAATATTGTAATTCCTTTTGTAAAGGAAGATTTAGTACCATTTTTCTATCAAGAATTAGAAAAATTAGGTTTTGTAGAGGCAGGTTATAACAAAGCAGTAGATATTACAGCGTGTCCAGGAACGGATACTTGTAATTTAGGTATTGCAAGTAGTACAGGTATTGCCGAAGAGTTAGAAAAAGTAATTGCAGCAGAATATCCTCAATATTTAAAAAGAGAAGATCTTGTTATAAAGATTAGTGGTTGTATGAATGCTTGTGGACAACACAATATGGCAAACATAGGTTTTCAAGGAATGACAGTAAGAACGCCAGATAAATTGGTAGCGCCAGCGTTACAAGTTTTATTAGGTGGTGGAAACTTAGGAAACGGAAATGCATTATTTGCAGATAAGGTAGTAAAAGTACCAAGTAAAAGAGGACCAGAAGCATTGCGTAGAATTTTTAACGATTTTGAAGCAAATGCTAATGGAAAATCATTTGTAGAGTATTATAAAGTAACAGGAGAACGTTATTTTTATGATTTATTAAACGATTTACAAGATGTAACTAATTTAACTCAAGAAGATTTTATCGATTGGGGAGAAGAAGAAAAATACGTAAAAGAAATTGGTATAGGAGAGTGTGCAGGAGTAGTAATTGATTTAATTGCAACGTTATTTTTTGAAAGTGACGAAAAAATTGAAAATGCTAAAGAAGCTTTTGAAAATAAAGTGTATTCTGGCGCTATATACTACGCGTATCAATCTATTGTAAATTCTGCAAAGGCCTCATTATTAGCTGCAGATAAGAAAACAAATACCCATGCAGGTATAGTATCTCAATTTGATGAAGAGTTTGTTTCTACAGAAAAAATAGATTTAGGGTCTACTTTTGCCGAATTGATATATCAAATCAATAAATTTGCGCCAACAGCAGAGTTTGCTGAGAAGTATATAAATGATGCAAATACGTTTTTACAAAAAGTAAGAGCTTTTAGAAATGCAGAAACAGCAATTGCATAA
- a CDS encoding sulfate adenylyltransferase subunit 1, translating into MKVLKIATAGSVDDGKSTLIGRILYDTKSLTDDKLEAIEEKSRQRGFDYLDFSLATDGLVAEREQGITIDVAHIYFSTPSKSFIIADTPGHIEYTRNMVTGASTAQASIVLIDARNGVIEQTYRHFFINNLLRIKDVVIAINKMDLVDFSEEKYNTIKSEIEYLASKSEYKGQNLTFIPMSALQGDNVVHKSENTPWYKGETLMHHLERLDLDDIADDSQTRFPVQTVIRPKTEEYHDFRGYAGKIYGGDLAVGDEIAVLPSQTKSKIKSINFFDKEYEVAKRGSSVTVTLEDNVNVSRGDMLVKVNEEPTIAKQLEATICWMDKEPLQASQKYYIKHGVNDAQAKITQLSSIIKTDFSGIEENPSELVLNQIGDIQLKLSKPLLFDSYKNNKSNGSFILINPKTNNTVGVGFIK; encoded by the coding sequence ATGAAAGTACTAAAAATAGCAACAGCAGGAAGTGTAGATGATGGTAAGAGTACCTTAATTGGTCGTATTTTATACGATACAAAATCATTGACTGACGATAAATTAGAAGCAATAGAAGAAAAAAGTAGACAACGTGGTTTTGACTATTTAGATTTTTCTTTAGCAACAGATGGTTTAGTTGCAGAACGTGAACAAGGAATTACTATTGATGTTGCACATATCTATTTTTCTACACCATCAAAAAGTTTCATTATTGCAGATACACCAGGTCATATAGAGTATACAAGAAACATGGTTACTGGTGCTTCAACAGCACAAGCTTCTATTGTTTTAATTGATGCAAGAAACGGCGTTATAGAACAAACTTACAGACACTTTTTTATCAATAATTTATTGAGAATTAAAGATGTTGTAATTGCTATCAATAAAATGGATTTAGTTGATTTTTCTGAAGAGAAATACAACACAATCAAAAGTGAAATAGAATATTTAGCAAGTAAGAGTGAGTATAAAGGACAAAATTTAACGTTTATACCAATGTCTGCTTTACAAGGAGATAATGTGGTACATAAATCAGAAAATACGCCTTGGTATAAAGGAGAAACTTTAATGCATCATTTAGAGAGATTAGATCTAGATGATATTGCAGATGATTCTCAAACTCGTTTTCCTGTACAAACAGTAATTAGACCTAAAACAGAAGAATATCATGATTTTAGAGGGTATGCTGGTAAAATTTATGGAGGAGATTTAGCTGTTGGAGATGAAATTGCCGTATTGCCTTCTCAAACAAAATCTAAAATTAAAAGTATTAATTTCTTTGATAAAGAATATGAAGTTGCAAAAAGAGGAAGTTCTGTTACTGTTACTTTAGAAGATAATGTAAATGTAAGTAGAGGAGACATGTTGGTAAAAGTAAATGAAGAACCAACAATTGCTAAACAACTAGAAGCAACAATTTGTTGGATGGATAAAGAGCCTTTACAAGCATCACAAAAATATTATATAAAACATGGTGTAAATGATGCGCAAGCAAAAATTACGCAGTTATCTAGTATTATTAAAACCGATTTTTCTGGTATTGAAGAAAATCCTTCGGAATTGGTGTTAAATCAAATTGGTGATATTCAATTAAAATTGAGCAAGCCATTGTTATTTGATTCTTATAAAAATAATAAATCTAATGGATCTTTTATTTTAATCAATCCAAAAACAAACAATACAGTAGGAGTTGGTTTTATAAAATAA
- the cysD gene encoding sulfate adenylyltransferase subunit CysD translates to MSNKIIQVDALESEAIYIFREVVAQFEKPVLLFSGGKDSITLVRLAQKAFYPAKIPFPLMHIDTGHNFPETIEFRDRLAKELGVELIVRNVQDNIDSGRVKEETGRYASRNMLQTETLLDAIEEFGFDACIGGARRDEEKARAKERIFSVRDDFGQWDEKNQRPEVFDMLNGRIDLGQNVRVFPISNWTELDVWSYIEQENIEIPSIYFAHKRKIFVRDGMIWSADDAVVFRDEEEVVEERMVRFRTVGDMSCTAAVLSDAVDIAKVVEEIRDSSISERGARIDDKRSEAAMEKRKQQGYF, encoded by the coding sequence ATGAGTAATAAAATAATACAAGTAGATGCTTTAGAAAGTGAAGCAATTTATATTTTTAGAGAAGTTGTAGCGCAGTTTGAAAAACCTGTTCTATTATTTTCTGGAGGAAAAGATAGTATAACTTTAGTACGTTTAGCGCAAAAAGCGTTTTACCCAGCCAAAATTCCTTTCCCTTTAATGCATATTGATACAGGTCATAATTTTCCTGAAACAATAGAGTTTAGAGATCGTTTAGCAAAAGAATTAGGTGTTGAGTTAATTGTAAGAAATGTACAAGACAATATAGATTCTGGTAGAGTAAAAGAAGAAACGGGTAGATATGCAAGTAGAAATATGTTGCAAACAGAAACGTTGTTAGATGCAATTGAAGAGTTTGGTTTTGATGCTTGTATTGGAGGAGCAAGAAGAGATGAAGAGAAAGCAAGAGCAAAAGAAAGAATCTTTTCTGTAAGAGATGATTTTGGTCAGTGGGATGAAAAAAACCAACGTCCAGAAGTATTTGATATGTTAAATGGACGTATCGATTTAGGGCAGAATGTACGTGTTTTTCCAATTTCTAATTGGACAGAATTAGATGTTTGGTCTTACATAGAACAAGAAAATATCGAAATACCATCAATCTATTTTGCACATAAAAGAAAGATTTTTGTACGAGACGGAATGATTTGGTCTGCAGATGATGCCGTTGTTTTTAGAGATGAAGAAGAAGTGGTAGAAGAAAGAATGGTTCGTTTTAGAACTGTTGGAGATATGAGTTGTACAGCAGCTGTTTTATCCGACGCAGTCGATATTGCAAAAGTTGTAGAAGAAATTAGAGATTCTTCAATTTCAGAAAGAGGCGCAAGAATAGATGATAAACGTTCTGAAGCAGCAATGGAGAAACGTAAACAACAAGGATATTTTTAA
- a CDS encoding phosphoadenosine phosphosulfate reductase family protein translates to MSLDLDKINKDLKGKSPAEIISWAISFAKNPVITTNFRPYEVVILKAVTDVKKDIKVIWCDTGYNTVQTYKHAEEIIEKLNLNIQLYTPKQTAAHRNVVLGVPSIEDPKHVLFTEQVKLEPFARAMKEHQPDVWFTNLRKGQTAFRDSIDVVSVSKDGIIKVSPFYNSTDEELDAYLVEKNLPNEFTYFDPTKVESNRECGLHI, encoded by the coding sequence ATGAGCCTAGATTTAGATAAAATAAACAAAGACCTTAAAGGTAAAAGTCCAGCAGAAATTATTTCTTGGGCTATTTCTTTTGCAAAAAATCCAGTAATTACAACCAACTTTAGACCTTATGAAGTGGTTATTTTAAAAGCGGTTACGGATGTGAAAAAAGATATTAAAGTAATTTGGTGCGATACAGGTTATAATACCGTACAAACGTATAAGCATGCAGAGGAAATTATAGAAAAATTGAATTTAAATATTCAGTTATATACACCAAAACAAACGGCAGCTCATAGAAATGTAGTTTTAGGAGTTCCTTCAATAGAAGATCCAAAACATGTACTTTTTACAGAGCAGGTAAAGTTAGAGCCTTTTGCTAGGGCAATGAAAGAGCATCAGCCAGATGTTTGGTTTACAAACCTAAGAAAAGGTCAAACAGCTTTTAGAGACAGTATAGATGTTGTTTCTGTAAGCAAAGACGGAATTATAAAAGTAAGTCCTTTTTACAATAGTACAGACGAGGAGTTAGATGCGTATTTGGTAGAAAAAAACTTACCAAATGAGTTTACGTATTTCGATCCAACAAAAGTAGAAAGTAACAGAGAATGTGGTTTACATATCTAA
- a CDS encoding DUF2061 domain-containing protein: MILDQIIFSKKAQSKGFEKDKSSEKPLRSVLKALSWRVVGTLDTLIVSYILTGEIALATSIASVDFVTKLILYFFHERIWNKIKWGK; this comes from the coding sequence ATGATTTTAGACCAAATCATTTTTAGCAAAAAAGCACAGAGTAAAGGTTTTGAGAAAGATAAGTCTTCCGAAAAACCTTTGCGAAGTGTGCTAAAGGCATTAAGTTGGAGAGTTGTTGGAACGTTAGATACCTTAATAGTATCTTATATTTTAACAGGGGAAATTGCCCTGGCAACTTCAATAGCATCAGTAGATTTTGTAACAAAACTAATTTTGTATTTCTTTCACGAAAGGATATGGAATAAAATAAAATGGGGGAAATAA
- a CDS encoding RrF2 family transcriptional regulator, which produces MLSKKTKYGIKALTYLARQEHKTPVSISIISKSENISLKFLESILLTLRKNGLLASKKGKGGGYYLLKEPNEIQMTTVMRILDGPISMIPCVSLNFYEKCDDCPDEKACSVHKLMAQVRDSSLQIFKNTTLADLCNC; this is translated from the coding sequence ATGCTATCAAAAAAAACAAAATACGGAATTAAAGCGCTTACTTATTTAGCAAGACAGGAACATAAAACGCCTGTTTCTATTTCTATTATATCTAAAAGTGAAAACATTTCTTTAAAATTTTTAGAAAGTATTTTGTTAACACTTCGTAAAAACGGATTATTAGCTTCTAAAAAAGGAAAAGGTGGTGGTTACTATCTTTTAAAAGAGCCTAATGAGATTCAAATGACAACGGTTATGAGAATTTTAGATGGTCCTATTTCTATGATTCCGTGTGTGAGTCTTAATTTTTATGAGAAGTGTGATGATTGCCCTGATGAAAAAGCTTGCTCTGTGCATAAATTGATGGCTCAGGTTAGAGATAGTTCTTTACAGATATTTAAAAACACAACTTTGGCAGATTTATGTAACTGCTAA
- a CDS encoding O-succinylhomoserine sulfhydrylase: MSKHFETEAIRKQTERSQFSEHSTPLYLTSSFVFDDAEDMRASFAEEKERNLYSRFTNPNTTEFVDKIVAMEGAEAGYAFATGMSAIFSSFAALLSAGDHVVSCRSVFGSTHSMFTKFLPKWNIETSYFKVDEVDLVESLIKENTKILYIETPTNPAVDILDLDLIGKIAKKHNLIFIVDNCFATPYIQQPIKFGADLVIHSATKLIDGQGRVLGGVTVGRADLMREIYLFARNTGPAMSPFNAWVLSKSLETLSIRVEKHCENALKVAAFLESNENVEFVKYPFLKSHPQYKVAKNQMKLGGNIVAFEIKGGIEAGRKFLDAIKMCSLSANLGDTRTIVTHPSSTTHGRLSLEDRLEVGITDGLVRVSVGLEHADDIIADIKQALDL; this comes from the coding sequence ATGAGCAAACATTTCGAAACAGAAGCAATTAGAAAACAAACAGAAAGAAGTCAGTTTTCTGAACATTCTACACCATTATATTTAACATCAAGTTTTGTTTTTGATGATGCAGAAGACATGCGTGCATCCTTCGCAGAAGAAAAAGAACGTAATTTATACAGTCGTTTTACAAACCCAAATACCACAGAGTTTGTAGATAAAATTGTAGCGATGGAAGGAGCAGAGGCAGGTTATGCTTTTGCAACCGGAATGTCTGCAATTTTTTCATCATTTGCAGCTTTGTTAAGTGCAGGAGATCATGTGGTTTCTTGTAGATCTGTTTTTGGTTCTACACATAGTATGTTTACTAAGTTTTTACCAAAGTGGAATATAGAAACCTCTTATTTTAAGGTTGATGAAGTTGATTTGGTAGAAAGCTTAATTAAAGAAAATACAAAGATTCTTTATATAGAAACACCAACAAACCCTGCTGTAGATATTTTAGATTTGGATTTAATTGGTAAAATTGCTAAAAAGCACAACCTTATTTTTATTGTTGATAATTGCTTTGCAACACCTTACATTCAGCAGCCTATAAAATTCGGAGCAGATTTAGTAATACATTCTGCAACTAAATTAATTGACGGACAAGGAAGAGTTTTAGGAGGTGTAACAGTTGGTAGAGCAGATTTAATGCGAGAAATTTATCTTTTTGCAAGAAATACGGGGCCAGCAATGTCTCCTTTTAATGCTTGGGTTTTATCAAAAAGTTTAGAAACGTTATCTATTAGAGTAGAAAAGCATTGTGAAAATGCTTTAAAAGTGGCTGCTTTTTTAGAGAGCAATGAAAATGTTGAGTTTGTGAAATACCCATTTTTAAAATCGCATCCTCAATATAAAGTAGCTAAAAATCAAATGAAATTAGGAGGGAATATTGTTGCTTTCGAAATTAAAGGCGGAATTGAAGCTGGAAGAAAATTTTTAGATGCTATAAAAATGTGTTCATTATCTGCAAATTTAGGAGATACAAGAACAATTGTAACACATCCATCTTCTACAACACATGGAAGATTGTCTTTAGAAGATCGTTTAGAAGTTGGTATTACAGATGGTTTGGTGCGTGTTTCTGTAGGTTTAGAGCATGCAGATGATATTATTGCTGATATTAAACAAGCTTTAGATTTATAA